The genomic stretch GATCAGCAAGATAttaccaatggaaaaaaaacatcTCCCCAGGTAAAATCATCTACCCACGAATCTCACAAGCACAAGAAGTCAAAGAAATCCcacaaaaaaaagcagaaaaagaagtcacacaaaaaacagaagaaaagtaaaaaggaagcCATAGATATAATGGCAGATTCCTCAAGCGAGTTCTCAGAAGAAACTGGAGCTTCTAGTACTAGGAAACAACCACATAAGCGTAAGAAAAAATCCAGGAAAAAGTCTCTCAAAAAATCTGCTTTAGTCTTAGAGGCAGAAAGTGACACTTCTCAGTCAGGAGATTCTGCATCTAGCAGTTCTGAGAAAAGCGAGGAAAGAGACACtaagaaaaccaaaaggaaaaagagagataaaaaaatcCATATTCCTGTAGTAAACAATGAGATACAGGAGAGGACAAACAAACGCACAAATTGGAAAGTGGCTACAGATGAAAGGTCTGCTGAGAGCTCAGAGGAGGACTAAACGCAGAAGAAACATTCTTCAGTTTCCCATGTGACTGGATATGTACAGCTATTACACCTTGGGGCTTTGCCAGTGACTCTTACTGCTCACCACAGGGGGCCTGAGGGCAGAGCTCTTCGTGCCACCTGTGTGCGTTCTGATAGACTTGTCTTCTATTTTGGCCTGTTAAACTTGATCCTCTTATTGATAATGGGGaatctggtattttgttatgaaagtTTTTTGAAGAGATTATTTTTTGCAATTAATTACATTCAGCATAGAGTGCATATACAGCAAATTAAAGGACCCAGAAAGCTGAATCCAGTGACCTGGGTATACCAATTGAAATGTTGAATTTTGGAGAAAGCAATACCATATAGAATGGTCTAAGGGAACATTGTGTTGCTCTCATTGGTTTATTAAGCAGTTGCCACTTGACATTTTTGTCTTCAGCCTTGGTGCTTTTTATTTTGGCCCCATACGTGTGGTccaataacaaatattttccctttataacACCCACAGACAGCTGTTATTAGAAGAGGATAGGGTTTTCTGTCAAATTTACCTGCTGGACAGGGACTGTAGCTATACTTAGTATACCCTTAAAACATGGTAATTGGATAGTAAATGGTTTTCTAGTACCATTGCTGTATATTGCCTAAATGGACTtgtgttcaaaattatttcttcactAGTCTTAGGTAAGTCCTCAACCAAATGGGGAAGAATTAGGAATCAGTCGTGCTGTCTGATGGTGCTATGAACAGGATTCAGGGCAGTGTCTGCCATTTAAATGTTGTCCTCCTCGTTCCTAAATCTATTAATGAACTTTAGACTTTTCCTGAAACTAGGTTGAATCGGTTCCAAAATGAAACAGGCTTCTCAGGGACATACTCAATTCTTCCCAGTCTGCCTTTGGATTAAAGAACCAAGCAGAAaccatattattttcctttgctatATACTGTAATCCCTACTATGTTAATTAAGAAACCAAAATAACACTGAAACGATGGCAGAACACAAGTTAATTTTTTCATTACGGCAGAAGATCAAGTGACTGTTTTTTTCCTGGTTGTCACTTCATTGGCTAAGTAAAAAGCTTGAAAACTCAGACTCATTCTCTTGGTTCTGCCACTAATTGGTTATGAGGTCCGGAGCAGGTAAGTAAACCTCCCTGGCTTTTAACCCCATGTGTAATACAGAAATACTTCATGATAAAATGACAGTGTAAGACACCAGCAATAGAATATAACGTTTCATGAGGTGGTAATATTTTGTAGTTCTAACTACTAAATTTGTTCTCTTTACAGATTTCTAATAAAACGCTTAGTCATAAAATACATGGTTGGCCAGAGGTTCCCTATCCTGTGATTATAAGCAGGTGCTACCTTTTgggatatttatttgaaatagtaaTACTTTGGTACTCAACTGTCAATGTTCCATGATGTATATTTCTACCTTTGGGATTAACAGGGGCCCAAGGCGGAAAAGAAGTCTATAATTACTACCTCTTAACCTAAAGCAATTGTTTTGTTCTTGGAGCAAGTGAAATTTTTGTTGTAAGGAGtgttcacttttttgtttttgtaagcaCTGTTTCCGTGCTATGAAAGTACTGATTCTAAGCAGACTCAGGAAGATGGGCCAGTGGAACAAGGTATCTCCAGGAAGTTGATTCTGTTTGGGTCTTgaccttcccttcctcccataCTAGCAGGCCTATCTCTTTCCAAACGAATGCACATCTTGCCTCTTGTTTTTTTGCCATGTTTACCTTTTCTTGGTCATGTATAAGCAATAAAGCTATTTTCTGTTCTtcacctttctcttctctgccgTAGGCTATATAAGGCTTTTATGGTTCTTCCAGCCCCCTTAAATAGGGCTTAGGGTGGCTCTTCAAAACGTAAGATCTCCCACTTGCACTGGCTTTGGAACATTTATTTCTAGTGTTCCTGCCAGAGATCTCAATAAATCctaaaatgggatttaaaaaatgatttggagaattcacatttattgaataactattgtgaCACAATGTGGAATTTctgaattccaaataaataaatttcacttttGAACATTTGATCTGTTACTTCTTAACACCAGCAGGCCTGAAGTTGACAAGACAGTGAGCTGACAGCTTTCCCCCACTGGCCCTTCAATCTGCTTAATAACAATTCCTTTGCTGCCTGTGTCACTGTCCCAAGGAACAATCTATTGCCCTCCTTTTTGTACAATCTGGGCAAACCTACTGGTGATAGCAAGAGTAGTGTCAATGAAGCGGTCCACACAGCTAGACAGACAGTTTTCAGTGCGAGAGTCTAGGCGATTCCCTGGCTTCTCCACACATTTATCCCAACATAGCTCCATGAAGTGATGCacctaagaggaaagaaaagtagtAACCATTGGGGTCTGCATATGGGCCTAACTGCCaattttcttacttctttcccatttttactTTCTGTCACCTGACTAAACCATTCTTGCAATCAGCAAACCATGGTCTCTTTTTCCTCACTTCCTAATCTGTCACCCATATGGTCCAGTTCTTCACCCCTACATTGCAGTAatccttttatccttttctatttttctcttctttagtaattaaaaaatactttccatCAAGTCACCTCTGTTTGTTTAATGGGTCAATTTCTCTGTTAGCCACTCAGGGCACTCTATTGGTTAACCCCAACCCATACTATTTCACTGAGGCCCACACAGTATACTCAACTTGACTCTTAACACTCCTGGAATGCCCTCTGGAGAGATTTTATTCATTGTGCAAACAGTTCAAATTCTTACTTCCTTGAAGACCACTGTTTATTACTTTCTAATTGAGTCAAGTCCTTAGAATGTAAATTTTCagaatgcaaatataaaatgtttttcttttatattcccaAGCTAACACCAGTGAAAGCCAGGAGGATATGGTACCAATTAATTGCCCCCCAAACCACTGTACTCATTCTAAACCTATCCCTTAGAGAACAGTACTTATGATCTTAACATTTTGGGGGTCATGAACACAGTTGAGAATCCAAAGCcagaaaaatacatgtaacagGCACCGAAAATGTGTGCACTTTCATAGTGTTCAGGACCCAGAGTTCTAACCAAGGTTCTTGCTTCTTATCCACCATGAATCCCCACAACTACAAACagacctctctccctcccccaaaaggGTGGGGGACATAACCATTTACGGAGGGGTCACTATTTGGGAGGCTGGGCACTAACCATTCAGTTCAATCCTTTATGCCACCCCCTTTTACCGGGCGTGGTTAAGTAATAGCTCAAAGTCAGGCAGTTAAGGGACCACGCCCGGGTTACAACCATGCCGAAAGGACTCCAAAATAACTATTCTAAAACGAATAGACGGGATTACTTCAGAGCCCACCTTTTCCCAATAATGTTCTACCACTATCGTTATCCAATACATCATcgcatttgatcctcacaatcCAGTGAGGCAGCGGGCGACTGCGAAACCAAGACCCATAGTGTAGATAGTGTAGATGGGTGTCTCGTCTAGGTGCACATGGCTTAtaagtggcagaagcaggattAGAACCTAGATCTTCCGAATGCCAGCCCAGAGGGCTCACCGACAAACTAGCCTCTCTTGACCTGGCGTCGCCTAAACCTTCCTTTTCTGCTTTAcatcttctcttttcccc from Rhinolophus ferrumequinum isolate MPI-CBG mRhiFer1 chromosome 11, mRhiFer1_v1.p, whole genome shotgun sequence encodes the following:
- the NKAPD1 gene encoding uncharacterized protein NKAPD1 isoform X1, which translates into the protein MSRVPLGKVLLRNVIRHTDAHNKIQEESDMWKIRELEKQMEDAYRGTKRKMLPSSSSRMRSDGFDEETQRDYWRPKSEISGALEDNFLKAKSWNKKLYDYEADMPDRWGHSGYKELYPEEFETDSSDQQDITNGKKTSPQVKSSTHESHKHKKSKKSHKKKQKKKSHKKQKKSKKEAIDIMADSSSEFSEETGASSTRKQPHKRKKKSRKKSLKKSALVLEAESDTSQSGDSASSSSEKSEERDTKKTKRKKRDKKIHIPVVNNEIQERTNKRTNWKVATDERSAESSEED
- the NKAPD1 gene encoding uncharacterized protein NKAPD1 isoform X2; this translates as MSRVPLGKVLLRNVIRHTDAHNKIQEESDMWKIRELEKQMEDAYRGTKRKMLPSSSSRMRSDGFDEETQRDYWRPKSEISGALEDNFLKAKSWNKKLYDYEADMPDRWGHSGYKELYPEEFETDSDQQDITNGKKTSPQVKSSTHESHKHKKSKKSHKKKQKKKSHKKQKKSKKEAIDIMADSSSEFSEETGASSTRKQPHKRKKKSRKKSLKKSALVLEAESDTSQSGDSASSSSEKSEERDTKKTKRKKRDKKIHIPVVNNEIQERTNKRTNWKVATDERSAESSEED
- the TIMM8B gene encoding mitochondrial import inner membrane translocase subunit Tim8 B, producing the protein MADLGEADEAELQRLVAAEQQKAQFTAQVHHFMELCWDKCVEKPGNRLDSRTENCLSSCVDRFIDTTLAITSRFAQIVQKGGQ